The Brassica rapa cultivar Chiifu-401-42 chromosome A10, CAAS_Brap_v3.01, whole genome shotgun sequence genome segment TTGCCAAATTTAGCAAATAAATTGCAACTAACCAATTAATTCATCATACAATCTCAACCCTTTAACAGTATCGCATCCTCTCCCTCTTCTTCATAAATACTATCTTCCATTCATCACCCTCTCAATTAATTGgctctcttctctcctcttgTCTCCTTTTTTCTCAAGAATATACTCCCGCCACCCACGCGCCGCCGTATGATCTGTTTCGTGGCAGCGgttaaattatctttttgttaattgtaTTGATATGGGTTGCGGTGGTTCAAGGCTAGGAGGTGCAGCGGCGGCTAGAGCGGATGAGGGCGGCCTTGTCCCACTTCCGGTGGGAATACGTCCGCTTCTCCGGCGGAGATTAGAGGAGATGAAGAAACGGAGCCATGCAAACGTTTTTAAAGGGAACGATACGCTATCCAAGACGGAGCTTCTAAGGCACAACTCATCCGAGGACGGAGACGAGAAGGAGGAGAACGTCGACAGCTTGAAGTTATCGGCTAAGGTGGCTCCTACGCCTGATCATCACgtggaagagaagaaagaggtTATTTACGAGAAGATTTCGTCCATAGATGAGATTAAAGAGGAGAAAGAGGTTGTTAAGAAACAAGATGAGAAAAATGATGATGCCATCAACGTTAATAAAGAAGGAAATAATGGTACAAATCATGATGGGGTCCTCATTGCTAAgaaggaaggagatgatggTGTTGCTCATGATGATTGTATAAATCTTGATGAGGTCATCATTGCTAAGAAGGAAGGAAAAAAGGGTGTTGATCATGATGAAGGGAGGATGAGCAATTTAGATGAGAGGATGATATGTCCTGGATCTCCAAGCTTTAGGGTTTATTGCATCGATGTTGCTTCTGATGATGACGAAGAAGGTAAACCTTAcgttcttaaattttttttaagaaaacctAAAGTTCTTAACGCCATTTTACATATATGCGTACCAAATAAAATTGTAATAAGGTGAAATACGCCATTTTACACCATCTGTGGTGGCCTAGTGGTTTCCACTGGAGGAGGAGTTGCCTTGTTAGTCCAAGCCAGGGATCGATTTTCCTACATTGCGAAATTATTAGCTCCACATGTAGCTACGCGGATATGAATCCATGTTTACGGTCCATTTAAATACCCAGGAGAGGATCCATCCGTGAGTTACACCTCCCATCTGAGGATTAGTTCTGTGTCTTTAATAGATTCGGATTTAACTCTTTTtcggttcaaaaaaaaaatggcaaCATTAATCATAGCGACATGCACGTTACACGTATGCATAAATTGCTGAAAATTCTTAAATTAAAAAACTATGCAGATATTACGTAAGATatgttttgtttagtttttatatGGTTTTCGATGCACAATAAGGTTCAAAATTGACTTCATTAAAACAAATTATCCATTGTCTTGTGCAGAAAAAGAAGGTGAAGTCCCGAGAAAGTCGATGGAAACCGAAAGCGTCATCATAGAACCAAAAGAGGTAAAATATCGTTTTACAACAATTTAAATGAATTACCAATAAACAAAAAGTGAATCACATTCATTCATTATACAATAGGAAGAAAGCATCGTGAAAAaggagaaaagagaaagaaaaggaaatatatTCGGAATAGCATTGCCAAGGAAGTATTTAGCTAATGTGACTGCACAGTGCTATGCAAATGCAGGATGCATGGGCAATAACACTCACACTCGTCGTGTGCAAGAGAAATCGAGCCAGTGAATAATATGTTTGCCATCTTTGAATTGATTTGTTGAGGGAAGAATAATGTGTGGTGTTCGTACGAGGCCAATGGATATTTAAAAACCACCCCAACATGGAAAACACTAATACCCTTTTAATTAGACCTTTATTTGTTTTGAGAGACGCTTGTTTAAGAATTTGTACACCTCTTCGTCTCTTTGTTTTCTCTCAGGATAAGTTAGTGTTTAACGAATTTTACCTTTTTACTTTCACGTGGATAAATGTAAGTAATTGAACGTGTGCAATGAGAAAATGTTGTCTatctgtatttttatttttgtttaagttTCGGCAGAAGATATGAAAATTGGAACTCGACTATGATCTGGTTACTCTTGCGGTTCATCTCTTTCGTCCAGTTGATGATGCCCTGACGGCAAGCATTGAGCTTACCAATAACCGATCTTAGCGGATCCTGGTTCCACGTTTCCTCCACTAGGTCTATAACTTCCGCATTCTCTGTTAGGGTTCTATTGAACCGGAAGATACCTTGCTTTCTGGATCGCGATTTATTGGAGTATGTGAGCAGGGGTCTGTGATCACTGCCTTCAAAACGCAAGTAACTGCTTCGCCCCATAGGGAAGGCTTCTGACCAACTGCAGTTCGCCATGGATCTATCCAGACGTTATCTAATAAAATGACAGTATCATCTACCTCGCCACGAGAGATGATTGCCGGAGTGCTTAAGATCCCAAAGGCCGTTTTGTGAAACAAAGGAGCGAAAGGCTGTGAATGACCCTTCCCATCGTACTGGTCCTCCCACCTTCTCCTTGTTGTTTAGAATATCGTTGAAGTCACCCGTTAATAGCCATGGTACATCACTTCCTCTGCCAATCTGAGATACAGTATCCCAAAAATATGATCTATTTCCAACCTCAGGAGCTCCATAAATGAAGGAAACATAAGAAGAGGTTCCTTTGAATTTAATTTCAGCATCAATAATGTTTGGAGAAGATTTTAGTACATCCAAGGTCACTGCATCTCTCCAAAACAAAGATAAACCACCACTAAGGCCTAACGGTGGAACAAAGAAGTAACCAGAAAAAATTAACGACTGGAGCTTTCCTTGATGAAGTTGTCTTGCTGTTTTGTCTCCATGAGGAACAGGATATCTGGAACGAAGGAACGATTGATATCCTTCAGACGTCGAATTGTCGAGGGGTTCCCCAACAATTCATCCCTGATTGCTGAAGCTCTGGCGATCCGGAAAGCGGTGCTTGAAGCGTTTATATCTAATGCGGACTCCCTATTAGTGTTATCTGATTCACAGGCGCTAAGTGAAGCTATTCAAGACTAAGGGTTCAAGGACGGAATTGAACAATATCCTCACCGATATCTACTACTATAGCAGCCAGTTAAAGGCCTgctctatttattatatttctcGTTTATGTAATGTTCAGGCTGACTTAGTGGCAAAGTTAGAGCTTGTATCTGTAAACTCATAATTCCCTAGAGGAggctaaacttttttttatgcaATGAAATCgtagtttgaccaaaaaaaaagatatgaaaattagagtcaaagaagaaaaaataatttatgttaGGGTAAAATTAAATCAATTCTTGGTAATACTATGAAAGGAAGAAATCAAAGTCTTCTTTTATTACCTTTATGATCAAAGTGTCCAGATACAACTTGTAAAATACGAAACCCTATGTAACGACCCGGTTCTCTGGTTCTCTAAACCAATcagtttatatattaattgtttttaaatcatataagTCTAGCTAGTCTTTTAATTTGATACATGTgttgtttacatatttatttatatatataataataaatatctcCTTCTTACCTTTTAACCTAGCCGTCATCACGAAGAGGTGAAAGAAGTCTTCAATGTTGCCGTTCACCCCATCTCTCCTATGGTCAattcctcttcttctcttcttattTTGTTCCTCATGTCATGATCTGCTTCTGTTCGTTTGCTTGTGCTCGTGTGAGGGAAAGAGGTATGTCGCACCAGAGCCGATTGATGGAGGACGTGAGCAACGCCATAGTCACCGTCTCAACACCACCAGATGTGGAGCTGTACAACCGTGAGTAGAACGTCACCGGAAATGATGTCTTGATGTTGGAGATCCTGTCTTGTCATTATCCGAGGAGAGATCTAGTCCTTGCTTGCCCAGAAGTTAGAAGTCTTACTCTTGCTTAATCGCTTAACCCTCATCAATCCATATTgagttttatttgtttcttgcgGTGAAAGCAATCCATCTGCTCGTGAACTTAAAATGTTCCTGTGCAGTGAGTAACCTTGAACTGGATACTTGACTTGTGCAGCAAGTGATCTATTCTTTAACCTAAGGGCGAGTCTTGTGGGGCAAGGTATATCAGCTTCCAGACCTTTTTTACACATCTTCGATATTCGCTAAGGTGAGGGTTACTCCGTTAAATCCAAAGCTAGTTTAGTATTACTATTATAGAAAGTCTAGTTTTGAAACATGATTTGTCTCTGTGAATCGAGTTTGTTTGAGGGTCTTGCTTGTTTATTCATTATTATTTGCTTGTTAAATTGAAAATATGATTATAGAGGATTCAACAGCTGACTTAATTGAATGAGTTAATAACTGTTACATATACACATAAGTCTGTTATGAGATTGCGGGGCACATACGTTGTGCTAACGGCGCATTGTGTGGAGATTGCGGGACACATAGACGTTTTGTGTTAGTGGCGCATTGTATAGAGATTGCAGGGTATATGGACGTCTATGCTAGCGGTGCATTGTATGGGATTGAAGGGTACAAAGACGTTGTACTAGCAGCGCATAGGTGATTACGGGGTACAAGGATGGACTCTTGTACTAGTGGCGCAtagagttatatatttatatccgtaTAAGGGGAATGCAAAGTGTGTGATCTAGTTATGCATTATCAGCACATTTGATGTTTTATCTGGTGTATTAGATACCGTGTTTGTTTCATGCTAAAGCTAGGCCTACATAGTCGTAGTGCTATGTACTGAGTCAGTAGTTTGCGGTTTAGCATTCCATACCTCATTGAGTGACTCTCCTGTTGCTCATCCCTCTTTCTTTCTccctttcaggtgagaccgACGGACATGAGTGATTGCTATTGGATTGGTGCTTTAgaagttttatttctttctttttcagacTTTCAGTTTTTATGCTTTTATCATTATTTTCGGgatttattatgttatttggATTCATGGCTATTTATTGAATTTATAGAGTGTGGAGACGATTCATGAAGATTAATAAATGGAGATTTCaggattattatttattattttatttttgagaatacGGGTGTTACAATTTGGTATCATAGCGGAGTTCCGTCCCCGCTCTGACCCAGGAAGGCAATTTATGGGACTCGAATTTCAACGATTTTTAATGTTTCAGGATTgggaaatttttgaaaaaaaaatgacacCCTTCTGTCCAGTATTTTTCGGTTAGTTGTTAGTGTTTTTAACTCTTATATTTGCAGTAGAAGACCAAGTTTCGATTCGTTTCGATTCGTTTCTATTGTTATCCCGTGTTATTCAATCTTTTGTAGACGTTGAAGTTATTCTCGGGTTCTTGCTTGGAATTCGGGACGAATTCCGTTTAAGTGTAGGAGAATTGTAACAACCCAATTCTGCGGTTCTATAAACCAATCAGTTTAgatattaattgtttttatatcaaataaatctaGCTAGTCTTTTAATTTGATACGTGAGTTGTTTacttatatctatatataataaagatCTCTTTCTTACATTTTAACCTAGCCGTCATTACGAAGAGGTGAAAGAAGTCTTCAACGTTGCCGTTCACCCATCTCTCCGATGGTCCATTCCTCTCCTTCTCTTCTTATTTTGTTCCTCATGTCTGCTTATGTTTGTTTGCTTGTGCTCTTGTGAGGGAAGGAGGTATGTCGCAGCAGAGCCGATTGATGGAGGACGTGAGCAATGCCGTATTCACCGTCTCAACACCACCAGATGTGGAGCTGTACAGCCGTGAGTAGAACAACACCGTAAATGATGTCTTGATGTTGGAGATCCCGTCTTGTCATTAACCGAGGAGAGATCTAGTCCTTGCGTGCCGAAGAAGTTAGAAGTCTTACTCTTGCTTAATCGCTTAACCCTCATCAGTCCATATTgagttttatttgtttcttatgTTGCGGTGAAAGCAATCCATCTGCTCGTGAACTTAAAACATTCATGTGCAGTGAGTAACCATGAACTCCATGCTTGACTTGTGCAGCAAGTGATCTATTCTTTAACCTAGGGAGAGTCTTGTGGGACAAGGTATATCAGCTTCCGAACCTTTTTTACCCATCTTCGATATtggctaaggtgagggctaCTCCGTTAAATCCCAAGCTAGTTTAGTAATACTATTATGGAAAGTCTAGTTTCGAAACATGATCCGTCTCTGTGAATCGAgtctgtttgagagtcttgcttttttgtttatttttatttgcttGTTAAATTTGAAATAGGATAATAGAGGATTCGGTTGACTGAATCGAATGAGTTTATaactgttatatatatatatatatatacataagttTGTTATGAGATTTCGGGGCATATAGATGTTGTGCTAACGGCGCATTGTGTGGAGATTATGGGACACAGAGACGTTTGTGTTAATGGTGCATTGTGTGGAGATTGCGGGGGCATATGAACGTCTACGCTAGCGGCGCATTGTATGGGGATTGCGGGGGTACAAAGAAGTTTGTACTAGCGGCGCATAGGTTATTGCGGGGTACAAGGATGGACTCTTGTACTAGCGGCGCAtagagttatatatttatatctgtAAAAGGAGAATGCGGGGTGTGTGATTTAGTTATGCAATATCAGCGCATTTGATGTTTTATGTTGTGTATTAGATATCGTGTCTGTTTCATGCAAGAGCTAGGCCTACATAGTCTTATTGCGGTTTAGCATTCTATACCTCACTGAATGACTCCCCTGTTGCTCAACCCTCTTTCTTTCCCCTTTTCAGGTGAGACCAACAAGCAGGAGTTATTGCTATCGGATTGGTGCTTTGAAAgttatatttctttctttttcagacTTGCGGTTTTTATGCTTTTATCGATATTTTCGgaatttattatgttatttggATTTATGGCTATTTATTGGATTTATGGAGTGTGGAGACGATTCATGAAGATTAATAAATGgagatttcaaaattattatttattattttatttttgagaatacGGGTGTTACagtttggtatcagagcggggttcTGTGCCGGCTCTGACCAGGGACGGCTATCTATAAGTCAACGATCTATATCCACAtagactctaggattacacaGTCGATTTATAGTCTTCGAAATAAAGCTAGACAATTAGATTTTAAGCAGTAAATGAAGTGGTGAAAAAGGTAGTTGTTCTATTGGTTTGAGTTGAGGTTGTTAACAGTTGGGGAAATAGCTAGATTCATGTATTATCTTAGGTATGATAAGTAAGCAACTTATTTGGGTTATTAGGGATTTATAGATATTAATTGTTCTCGAACTCAAATTTGGGTAAAATAAATTAGATTATCTATATCTAGATCTCAGATTTTAACTTGCGTTCTCACAAGAAAGTGTCCACTGATGATTCTTAAAGAATATTGATTGATACACTTTTCCATATATCGATCAAAACAACGATTGTCGTGTCGATCAATGCTTCTTCTAGAATGCTTTAAGAGCGGGATTTATTAGTGTTCTCTAACTTACTAGACCAACTTTCATGTGTATCTAGTCAGTTAAATCATACTAATTTAGTTTTAGGTATTGGTCCAAGCTATTGCTTGTCTCAATTAATCCTAGGATCTAAGTTAAAGGGTGATCAATCCTAAACTTAGCACTAAGAGCAACTAGATGAAGAACTATATTTTAAACACCCTAGCAACAGTTCATGTTAGCAATACATAAATCAACCTTATGAGAAACATAAATCTAACAGTAAGAGTACTCAGACATATTCATAAGAGACATAGTTATGATGgtctgaataatactttaaataaattaataacaaGAGAAACAATAAATAGAGTAAAGATAGCAAGGGAGTTTAAGATCTTCTCTGTTATGAAGTTCAGATCTCTCTCTCCACTCCTAAGCTCTCTCTCCAATGGTAATTGGATTGCTTCTCTCCAAACTACATCTAAAAGGTCTCTAGGCAAGTTTGACTCTAAAATGGTACAAAACCCTAATAATATAGCCTAATAGGCGGGAAGGGACTTAAGATGTAATTATTGGAACTTTTGTGAAACTTGCAATCTTCTAATTTGTCATTAACTCCCGGGTGGTTTCGCTGTTGATCGATGGTAAGAACCTtctgtcgatcgattattcttggTAATTGCCGCTCGATATTCTGATTCAATAATCGACTCCTTCTCTGTTTCCAGCAAAGCTCTCAAGAAGTCTCAAAATTGCCCCAAATATATCATTTTCCTCAAGTAAGTACCTGAATCTGTAATTACTCTAAAAAGGGTCAAAACCATATAAAAGActctaaaaacatatataaatcatggttgaaaatgggtaaaatccatgacCTATCTACTCCCTCAGACTTACCATTTTGCTTGCTTTTAGCAAAATAAGAGCAGTTTCTCTAAGAGAGGTTTGAAAACAACTGGAACTCAGCTAATTTTTAAACATAGAATCATCACTTCTATAAATGTTGTTAACCGCATCAATGAAATCCTAACTTTAGAAGCACATCATACAATATCCTAgtatagcaaccaaattcatctAGCCAACAACTCAACAAATCATGTCTGACGCTCTCCTTCACTAACCTCATTTCTTGCATAAATAAAAGTttaggctttaccttgggaatatcggtcacaggatgcaaggatgctcaaacaagtatctggacCTGCATGTAAAAAGAAGTTtctatcctctctctctctctctctctctctctctctctctctctctctctctccctccttATTTCTCTCTCAGTCAAAGTCTGCTTTCATCACAGGATCATTGACCAAGATTGAACaagcttccatgaatcaagctTTAATGGTTTTAACCACCAAAtcatgttcacttctttttgacctatatggTAGGATTCTTTGtcaatcaagccttaatggttgtagccaccgaGTCTTGTTCGAATCTTTTACTTATAAAATTCTTATGAATCAAGCTTCAATGGTTGTAGCAACCAAGTCTTGTATGAATTCTTTTCctaaactattattattattgatatatatatatatatttaaaaaaaaaacataatagagagagagagagagagtgataaATTTACACAAGgttttaccttccagacttgtttgaagtatctgatcccatgtataccaagccccaagacaagcagttgaGTCATATTAGGTTGGAGGTCAGATTTGGTTCCTTTAAACATTCTCAGCAAGTGTTGTCATAGTTGGCaagttgatccactttagtatctctAGTACTTTCTGCAGTCAGTAAGTCTAAGAGTGGCGCTAtagagtggttagataacatGTACAAATTTAAAGAAGTTCATTGTCTCCTTCTTGACTCGATAAAACTCTTTTTTAGGAAACATTTTAATAAGAATCAAATAACAAACTAGTATCGGTAAATATCTCCCACAAACTTAAATTTCACTGTCCTCAGGGAGATTCAGTCTAAGATTGGTTAGAGAATAGATCATAAATACTTAGTTTGATGTTTGACAAGAGAAGATATTTTCGTAACCTTCTGTCTTGAGCGTCGATCGACATAAGCACCTCTTTGTTGATCGATGACGCGGAGACAGAAATTTTTTGTGCTAGCTGCAACGTGTTGAAGGGTCCAACTCATCACAATATGACTATTAGTCAGCGAGGTTAGCTCTGTTAGACAATCCAAACACATGCAAGATCAACAATAGATAAACTCAAGTCATAACATAATTGAATAAATCTGAAAAGAGATCCTAATAGTATGATAGCAAAATAGAACATAAGTAGATAGGGATAGAAATATGAGGACTAGTCCTCATCAGTAGTCTCGCCGGTGGTCTCCTCGGAGTCATCCCTACGCTGGCGTGATGGTCCTGCAGCTGATGGTGAGCTGGCTCTGGCACTCGCCCTGCTCGAACAGCGTCATCTCGATACTCTAGCCCAGATGGCGGTAAGAGCATCAACTACGACGCGCTGGAAATCTCCCTCAGGTCGTGTAGACATGTCTGGCATATGCGGGAATGGTGGGAGTGCTGGCTCTGGATACTCCTGATGAGGTCTTGCAGCTCGCTGTACAGTGTAGTGGCATGGAATGGTAGCTGGGTCACGGAGGAGACACGGATCAGGGTGAAACTGGATGCTGGCGAGGCCATCTGAGAAGTCTGTGACTTAACGCCTGGGTAGCTCTATCAAGTATGTGCCATCCGCATCCCTGAAATTCTAGTAGGAACTATCCTTGAGACAATGTGCGCTCGTTAGGTGTGTTGTATTCATGTAGACGCGCTGGTCAACAGCCTCAGCCTCATCCAACGGTATCCGCAGTGCATGAAGATCAGTGTGAGCAGACTCCCGACCGTCTACTTATTCGCTCCCGCTGTCTGGAATGGCTGCATCTTGAGCTTGACGAGGTGCTCAGCGAAAAGGGCTCCAAGGTTGGGCCACATGTCATCATCATCTGGCTCTGCTATACCTTCCATGTGAACCAGGCTCTTCACCGCATAGTAGACCAATGAAAGCTCATGCACCCGAACCTTGTTCGGTTCCATTTTGCACAACAGAGTGTTGGCAAGTACCTTGATGAAATAGCGCAGAGTCGGGTGACGAATGTCTGTGTGAGTTGCTGAGCCTGAGTCGAAATGGCCAGAAGCTATATGCTCCTAGAACTGCGAGCTCCCCACAAAACCGGGAACAGAGACACGCTGATGCGCCTCAGTCCATGGATTTGTACATGGAACCGGACCAGAACGAAAATCAGGCCGTTCAGAACAACTCAGCCGATGTTCGTCTATCCAGCCGTGCCGACCAGAACGATCGAGCCGTGTACCGTCTCGATCCTCTTACATCCGGAATGGAGCTTCGGCCAGATACACGACCAAACATCCGAACTGACCGTACCAGAGCTCGTCCTTCCCAGCCATCTTGACAAGCCAAAGCTAACAAGCgagccagacttgacttggatcgtGAGGTTTCCCAAAATGATTACGACTTTTCTCTCTTGGTCCGTTTGGCGCGAACCAAGTGTCCTAAAGACCGAAACGAAGGACTATCTCTCATGTCCAACACTCTTGGATTTCTATCATTCAGATTTATCTAAGGCACAAATCATCAAGCTATCTGAAGACTTAGACTGCATCAGTGCACTGCTCGATCACCCGGAAGACTGTCCAGACCATCCCGTGTTCGTCCAGCTCCTTACCGCGACAACTCCAATTGGCCAGATGAATATGGACATCAGCCGAAGAGTCACTTTGACCAGATCTGATCTGAAGAGTTTATTTGACTGCCTTTCAACATTCTCAGTCAACTTTATTATTTCCTAAGTGTTTTATTAATGTCTTTCTTTGACTAcaagtagtataaatatgtaaactctTTCTCATTATCGATCAATCGATTCCAAACCACAATCGAAGACGGTAGTATCAAGAGGTCTTTCCGCAACCTTTTGTGTCGCCTCtcaaaccaccaagctctcTCATCTTTGGCGAGTTCATATCCAAAATCCCGTTGAGTGATCCTGTCCGAATCTAAGACGTAtcaaagtggtatcagagccactcaaCCGGTACTATCTTTTCATCTTCTCATCGTCTCatcttctcatcttccattttcttctaaatcttttcatcttcttctttctattTCAAATCAGGGCCATCTCTTTACCAGtcacgagtttttttttttaaagagaactattttaaaaaaaagagatctaacttaaaaaaaaaagattcaaaagtTCGATTAGTGGCTAGGTGGTGAAAGAAAAatcctgctggctgaggagaaatccagccttagAGTGGTTAAAACGAATTTCAAAAACCAAAGTTATTTTCTTTCTATCTAGTACTACCTCTGTTTGCTTGGAGATCACAACTGGTTACTAGTCTTGTTCTCCTAGAACTTTGAGAGACAACTTGTTGAGTGACCATCCAATTTCCGAGAGAAACACTAGAGTTGGCGAGATCAAACACTTGAGTGTGTGAGGATTTTTGTGTTCTAATCTTTCGTGGTTAAGCTTTTTATGAACTATGGacagtgaagaagaaagaaaccaaaCCGGAAATTCCTTTGCTGGCTTATCTAACTTGCAGATGAGAGCTTTCAACGATTCTATGGCTAACCTTATGAATGCAGGTTTGGAGCAGATCTATCAGAGACTTGATGATATCCAAGGTAGCCAACAGACTCGATCTAGAACCAGGAGAGATTTCCCACGGAGGAACGGCCGGCCTAGTGAAGAAGTCTGAGAGGAGGACCTTCACGATGATCGATTCATCAACCGCCCTAGGAGAGGTACACAAAACCATGATCAAGGTGCTGTCAATTCTTTCGCTAGAACTGAACGAACTGATGAAGGTTTGGGTGGTGTGAAACTTAAAATCTCAACTTTTGATGGTAAAAACGATCCAGATGCTTTCCTTGAGtgagaaagaaaaattgaacttgtTTTTGATTGTCAAAATTTCTCTGAGTTGAAAAAGGTTAGATTGGTCGCAACTGATTTTTttggctatgctattaactggtatgatcaAGTTATGACTCACAGGAGAAGGAATCGCGGACCACCAATCTTGACTTGGGATGAGCTCTCGGCTTTGATGAGGAGACAGTTTGTTCCAGAACATTACCACCGGGAACTCCACCAACGAATAAGACGTTTGCTTCAAGGAACCAAATCCGTGGACGACTATCACCAAGAGATAGAGATCTTGATGCTCAAGGCGGATGTGGACGAGCCCTTGGACGCCACTATGGCCCGATTCCTTTCAGGTGTCAACCGAGACATTCAAGATCAAATGGAGCTTCATGAGTATGTTAGTATGGAACAAATGCTACAGAAGGCCATTCTGATCGAGCAGCAAGCCAAAAGAAAGAGCTACTTTAAACCGGCCTTTGCTTTCAAACCTAGCTATCAAGACAAAGCTAAGTCTCCGATCACAGCAAATACTCCTTTAAAGACTAATGCCCTGGCTCGTATTGATAAAGGTAAAGCAGTTGAGACTAACAACCGGGCAAGAGACATTCGGTGCTATAGATGTCAGGGTCTTGGCCACTATGCCAGAAAATGTCCAAACCAGAAAGTGATGATCctcttggagaatggagaagttGAGTCAGAGGATGATAAGGACGACTGGACGATAAAGAAGATCACGGTCCTATttttgatgaggaagaagagtcCTTCAACTACCCACACCAAGGACCACTCCTAGTCGCCAGGAGATCA includes the following:
- the LOC103864877 gene encoding uncharacterized protein LOC103864877; translated protein: MGCGGSRLGGAAAARADEGGLVPLPVGIRPLLRRRLEEMKKRSHANVFKGNDTLSKTELLRHNSSEDGDEKEENVDSLKLSAKVAPTPDHHVEEKKEVIYEKISSIDEIKEEKEVVKKQDEKNDDAINVNKEGNNGTNHDGVLIAKKEGDDGVAHDDCINLDEVIIAKKEGKKGVDHDEGRMSNLDERMICPGSPSFRVYCIDVASDDDEEEKEGEVPRKSMETESVIIEPKEEESIVKKEKRERKGNIFGIALPRKYLANVTAQCYANAGCMGNNTHTRRVQEKSSQ